A genomic segment from Triticum dicoccoides isolate Atlit2015 ecotype Zavitan chromosome 1A, WEW_v2.0, whole genome shotgun sequence encodes:
- the LOC119316175 gene encoding ctenidin-3-like — translation MVQGRDALSHQTKRKRKGRRLDEREAMAMRLRGNARLVCALLLVLLCVASQFQGGASRAGGGGRGGRIGGGGSSDGGSTGGGGTAVPGAGGGGGGSYMRGAGGSYVPTRGYGGRNTTATGSDGRRAAGEPRGRVVWFSAAAAALVALSILTQA, via the coding sequence ATGGTCCAAGGCCGCGATGCCTTATCGCACCAAACCAAACGGAAGAGAAAGGGAAGACGACTGGACGAGAGAGAGGCCATGGCCATGAGACTAAGAGGCAACGCGAGGCTGGTCTGCGCACTGCTGCTGGTGCTGCTCTGCGTGGCCTCGCAGTTCCAAGGAGGGGCGTCCCGAGCCGGAGGTGGAGGCCGTGGTGGAAGGATAGGGGGTGGAGGCAGCAGCGATGGAGGAAGCACTGGCGGGGGAGGCACTGCCGTGCCAGGggctggcggcggtggtggaggcagTTACATGCGAGGGGCTGGCGGTAGTTACGTGCCAACAAGGGGCTACGGCGGCCGGAACACGACTGCGACGGGGTCGGACGGACGCCGCGCCGCGGGCGAGCCGCGTGGCCGCGTCGTCTGGTTCTCCGCTGCTGCCGCGGCGCTGGTGGCCCTGAGCATACTTACGCAAGCATGA